A part of Gracilimonas sp. genomic DNA contains:
- the aroC gene encoding chorismate synthase, protein MIRYITAGESHGPSLTGIVEGVPAGLPLTEDEIATHLVRRQQGYGRGGRMAFEKDFATISSGLRFGKTMGGPIAMSMPNRAFEKDDAGWPTVMNKKEEAEGIEKITLPRPGHADLVGAQKYNFDDIRPVIERSSARETAMRVACCSIARQFLKHFGIEIGGHVLRIGSVGFNGWDEVRSIADPLAEKGAEAIYKAADESDVRCLDEELSERMREEIKVRRKEGSSLGGIYEIVITGLPVGLGSYVHWDRKLDGQLAQVIMATQAMKGVEIGLGFEAGHRPGHEVHDEIAYEKGSFKRRTNRMGGIEGGMSTGMPIILRGIMKPIPTMLNPLSTVDMKTKEETETRYERSDVCALPRAVVVAESVVAPVIANAFLDKFGGDSIAEIEANFKNATQ, encoded by the coding sequence ATGATAAGATATATAACAGCCGGTGAATCACATGGGCCATCATTAACGGGAATTGTGGAAGGAGTTCCGGCAGGATTACCTCTAACCGAAGACGAGATTGCTACTCATTTGGTGCGTCGGCAGCAGGGGTATGGACGTGGTGGACGTATGGCTTTTGAAAAAGACTTCGCTACCATTAGCTCAGGGCTCAGGTTTGGCAAAACGATGGGCGGGCCAATTGCAATGAGCATGCCTAACCGGGCTTTTGAGAAAGACGACGCGGGCTGGCCTACGGTGATGAATAAAAAAGAAGAAGCGGAGGGGATCGAAAAAATAACTCTTCCCCGTCCCGGCCATGCTGATTTGGTGGGTGCCCAGAAGTATAATTTTGATGATATCCGGCCGGTAATTGAGCGTTCAAGTGCTCGTGAAACAGCAATGCGTGTGGCTTGCTGCAGTATTGCCCGGCAGTTTTTAAAACACTTTGGAATAGAAATTGGCGGACACGTGCTTCGAATTGGTTCCGTTGGTTTCAATGGATGGGATGAGGTTAGATCAATCGCAGATCCGCTGGCAGAAAAAGGAGCCGAAGCCATATATAAAGCCGCAGATGAGTCGGATGTTCGCTGTTTGGATGAAGAGTTATCTGAACGAATGAGAGAAGAGATTAAAGTTCGCCGGAAAGAAGGCTCATCTCTGGGCGGGATTTATGAGATTGTAATTACCGGTCTTCCGGTTGGTTTGGGAAGCTATGTACATTGGGATAGAAAACTGGATGGGCAACTTGCTCAGGTAATTATGGCAACACAAGCGATGAAAGGCGTGGAAATCGGGCTTGGCTTTGAAGCCGGTCACCGGCCCGGCCATGAGGTTCATGATGAGATCGCATATGAAAAGGGTTCTTTCAAACGCCGAACCAATCGCATGGGGGGCATCGAAGGCGGAATGAGTACCGGAATGCCCATTATTCTTCGAGGAATTATGAAGCCTATTCCAACGATGCTAAATCCGCTCAGCACGGTAGATATGAAGACCAAAGAAGAAACAGAGACTCGTTACGAACGGTCGGATGTTTGTGCTCTCCCAAGGGCAGTAGTGGTAGCAGAGAGTGTAGTAGCTCCCGTTATTGCGAATGCATTTCTGGATAAATTTGGTGGTGATTCTATAGCAGAAATTGAAGCGAATTTTAAAAACGCAACGCAATGA